From Erigeron canadensis isolate Cc75 chromosome 8, C_canadensis_v1, whole genome shotgun sequence, one genomic window encodes:
- the LOC122580111 gene encoding uncharacterized protein At5g39865-like: MGCTPSKESVCRNCQSQCSPIRRSYSSYGGHSPRYDSDNHGHHLVALTSTTLGYLFLNPDTPDQSSKPNQVCQDPIVEQVLDHQGLVPPKVLEMNNKDLPIEVIKIDTWSKMINESNTKNVPKTPIGTPPGEPETINTWELMEGLDDSSPLQPRFINGHVHCFSSNTTPFDQPKTPSQEKVNLYNSNSNSNGTSMSLEFGKNNGGDAKKLSQIEKNEIILHSKERLILYFTSLRGVRKTYEDCCHVQAILKNSGVHVDERDVSMHSGFREELKNLLGDTYGGSGVGLPKVFIGRKYIGGVDEIRRFHDGYQLDKVLEGCELADHGGPCEACGNIRFLPCETCSGSCKIYYEVNSDEGETEELEENDYGFQRCPDCNENGLVKCPNCWD, encoded by the coding sequence ATGGGTTGCACACCATCAAAGGAATCGGTATGCCGAAACTGCCAATCTCAATGCTCTCCTATTCGAAGAAGCTATTCCTCGTATGGTGGCCATTCTCCTCGTTATGATTCGGACAACCATGGCCACCATCTCGTGGCACTCACCTCCACCACACTTGGCTACCTTTTTCTGAATCCTGACACACCTGATCAGTCCTCCAAACCTAATCAAGTGTGTCAGGATCCGATAGTGGAACAAGTTCTTGATCACCAAGGACTTGTTCCACCAAAAGTCCTAGAGATGAACAATAAAGATTTGCCAATTGAGGTTATCAAGATCGATACATGGTCTAAGATGATCAACGAAAGTAACACGAAAAATGTACCAAAAACTCCCATTGGAACGCCTCCTGGTGAGCCGGAGACGATCAATACATGGGAGTTAATGGAGGGTTTAGATGATTCAAGCCCTTTACAACCACGTTTCATTAATGGTCACGTCCATTGTTTCTCATCCAATACAACCCCATTTGATCAACCCAAAACTCCCTCACAAGAAAAAGTAAATCTTTACAATTCAAATTCAAACTCGAATGGTACATCTATGTCATTGGAATTTGGTAAGAATAACGGTGGAGATGCTAAGAAGTTGTCACAAATTGAAAAGAATGAAATTATATTACATAGCAAAGAGAGGTTGATTTTATACTTCACAAGCTTAAGGGGAGTTAGAAAGACTTATGAGGATTGTTGTCATGTTCAAGCGATTTTAAAGAACTCGGGTGTTCATGTAGATGAACGTGATGTATCAATGCATTCGGGTTTCAGAGAGGAACTCAAAAATTTGTTGGGTGATACATATGGTGGTAGTGGCGTGGGGTTGCCAAAGGTGTTTATTGGGAGGAAATACATAGGTGGTGTCGATGAAATTAGGCGGTTTCATGATGGATATCAGCTTGATAAGGTGTTGGAAGGTTGTGAACTGGCGGATCATGGCGGCCCTTGTGAAGCTTGTGGCAATATAAGATTTTTACCGTGTGAGACATGTTCTGGCAGCTGTAAGATTTATTACGAAGTTAATTCCGATGAAGGTGAGACAGAAGAACTAGAAGAAAATGATTATGGGTTTCAAAGATGTCCTGATTGCAATGAAAATGGGCTTGTAAAGTGTCCAAATTGTTGGGATTAA
- the LOC122580555 gene encoding F-box/LRR-repeat protein At3g26922-like: MEPVKRIRRQQCTNIQDVPKDLIQHIQSLLPLEEAARTCVLSKSWLHAWSTIPTLRFHPSSKLNETNYIKLINRTLRRYRRHNIPFVTFGLDFDVHDLKTVYRAHNWVRKVASMRCLKELYLCISLDDRRIASYTFPDDLFSGENLNTISVKSEPDVKSILCISSDTVIKCVNLRVLKLCRVNIGAEVLDSVLSTCNLLEKIHLYDLKLRTFKVKNLRNLHSLKIKSITQTDSLEVYQVPNLHKLTLGGSSFVFSNSTLPSFNTDLLGSVTTLILDGVSIMDDAVLNIIKSSFPFLLYLSLRMKRCNLKVLDITCPSLKRLIIELPKKKQIEIQIYAPKLLYFLYSGEAMPSLFINPTTTPPPQIELELTFPHLKSIDDGHSIFLKLKEALNIPSKFNNRL, translated from the coding sequence ATGGAGCCGGTGAAAAGAATTAGGAGACAACAATGTACCAACATACAAGATGTTCCGAAGGATCTGATCCAACATATTCAATCATTGTTGCCCTTAGAAGAAGCTGCTCGTACATGTGTTTTGTCAAAGTCATGGCTACACGCCTGGTCTACCATCCCTACCCTCAGGTTTCATCCTTCATCCAAACTCAACGAAACAAACTACATAAAACTCATCAACCGCACTCTGCGAAGGTATCGTAGACACAACATACCTTTCGTAACTTTTGGTCTTGACTTTGACGTCCACGACCTAAAAACTGTTTATCGTGCCCATAATTGGGTCCGGAAAGTAGCTTCCATGAGGTGTCTTAAGGAGCTATACCTCTGTATATCTCTAGATGATCGTCGCATTGCTTCATATACGTTTCCAGATGACTTGTTTTCTGGTGAAAACCTGAATACCATAAGTGTAAAATCTGAACCGGATGTTAAGAGCATACTATGCATCAGTAGTGATACTGTCATCAAATGTGTGAACCTACGAGTATTAAAGTTATGCCGTGTAAACATAGGGGCGGAGGTACTTGATAGCGTATTATCTACTTGTAACTTACTTGAAAAAATACACCTTTACGATCTCAAGTTGAGAACATTCAAGGTTAAAAACCTTCGTAATCTTCACTCGTTGAAAATTAAATCAATCACACAAACTGATAGTTTGGAAGTTTATCAAGTCCCAAATCTTCACAAGTTGACTCTCGGGGGCTCATCCTTCGTATTTTCTAATAGTACACTTCCATCTTTTAACACTGATTTGTTAGGGAGCGTGACAACGTTAATCTTAGATGGTGTGTCGATCATGGATGATGCAGTTTTGAATATTATCAAATCAAGCTTCCCTTTTCTCTTGTATTTGAGCCTCAGAATGAAGCGTTGTAACCTTAAAGTTTTGGATATCACGTGTCCTTCCTTAAAGAGATTGATCATTGAACTTCCGAAAAAAAAGCAAATCGAAATACAAATCTATGCTCCAAAGTTACTTTATTTCCTCTACTCGGGCGAGGCAATGCCTAGTCTGTTCATCAATCCAACCACTACCCCTCCTCCACAAATCGAGTTAGAGCTAACATTTCCGCATTTGAAATCCATTGATGATGGTCATTCTATCTTTCTTAAGCTGAAAGAAGCACTCAACATACCAAGCAAGTTTAACAACCGATTATGA
- the LOC122579634 gene encoding transcription factor PRE5-like yields MSSRRSRQSSSGASRISDDQIIQLISKLQQLLPGTRIQRSNKASASKVLQETCSYVRSLHREVDDLSDRLSQLLSTIDADSPEASIIRSLIM; encoded by the exons aTGTCTAGCAGAAGATCAAGACAATCATCATCAGGGGCTTCAAGGATATCGGACGATCAAATTATACAACTCATTTCCAAGTTACAACAACTTCTTCCCGGTACTCGTATCCAACGATCTAACAAG gcGTCGGCTTCAAAGGTCTTACAAGAAACGTGTTCCTACGTGCGAAGTTTGCATAGGGAAGTTGATGATCTTAGCGATCGTCTATCTCAGTTATTATCCACCATTGACGCCGATAGCCCTGAAGCTTCTATTATTCGAAGTTTAATTATGTAA